The sequence TCTATCTCTACTGGGTTGAACGAGTTGAACATTTTGGACATCTACATCAGAACAGCCCACAAGATTTTTGATAGGAACAACAGGCGTTCATTGGAACAGACACATTTTATAAATATCTTCAGCATGCAGAAGCTCAGGCCAATAATAAGGAATGAGAATCTCATCAGAGAAGGTTTCTTCACTAAAGTTTACAAAGGCGTTGTTGATAATGTACTGGTTGCAGTGGAGCAAACGTTTGATGTTGATAACAAGGACTTaggagatgaagtcatcatccAGTCTCAAATCAGCCACAAGAACATTGCTTGGTTCATAGGTTGTTGCCTGGACATTGATAACCCCATTCTAGTTTATGAGTTCCCCCCCAGAGGAAACCTTCATGACATTCTTCACAGCAACAGTAAGATCCCCCTCAACTTGGATGTGCGTCTAAATATTGCTGCAGAATCAGCACAAGGTCTAGCTTATCTGCATTCACAAGCTCGTATCAGAATCCTGCATGGTGATGTCCAACCGGAAAATATACTCTTGGATGAGAACTTTATGCCAAAGATCGCAGGCTTTGGCCTATCAAAATTGATTATGGGAGATAAGGAGCACACCGGTGACACGAGTTATATGGATCCAGTGTACCTGCAAACAGGTCGGCTGACCTCGAAAAGTGATGTGTACAGTTTTGGAATTGTGATCTTGGAGGTCATTAGCAGGAAGAAGGCCACTCATTCTGATAATAACAGCCTATTGAGGAGTTTCCTTCAAGTTCACAAAGAAGGGAAGAAAGCAACCGAGTTGTTTGACAAGGAAATTGCGCTAACAGAAGAAGATTTGGAGCTCCTTGACTATCTTGCAGAGATTGCTGTGGAATGTCTTAACATGAACGTGGATCATAGACCCACGATGACAGAAGTTGCAGAACGCCTTCTCATACTAAATCGTTCTGGTAGGTTACATGCACGACATACAAGTGCTGACTACTCAGAGGAAACTGACATTAGCGGTTTatttgttgagcaacagaaagtagGTCATTTACCACGGGCAGTGCAAGATACTGGCCGTCATGACGGAGGAAATTCTAGTGGGTTCTTCAATTTGAACAATTTGGGCATTTTCAATTGGAAAGGACGCAGAAATATCAATAGGAACAACATTCATGCATTAGAAATGTCACATTTTATAAAGCTCTTCAGAAAGGAGGAGCTCAAGCCAATAATAAAGAAGATCAATTTGATTGGAAAAGGTGCCTTCGGTGAAGTTTACAAGGGTGCTGTTGGTAACACACTGGTTGTGGTAAAGAAACCGATTGGTTCTTGTGCGCTAGAGAATGCACAATATCAAAATCAGGTCATCAACATGTCTCAAGTCAGCCACAGGAATATCGTTAGGCTCATAGGTTGTTGCCTAGATGTAGATATCCCCATTCTAGTGTACGAGTTCCTTTCCAATGGAGACcttgatgaaattcttcactgTGGCAGCAGGGTGCCTCTCAATTTGGATCTCCGTCTATCTATTATTGCAGAATCAGCACAGGCCCTAGCTTATCTGCATTCACAAGCTCGTATCAGAATCCTGCATGGTGATGTCAAACCGCGAAATATACTCTTGGACGATAACTTTATACCAAAGATCACAGACTTTGGTATATCGAGGTTGATTGCGCGAGATAAGGATCACACTGATTGCGTCATCGGTGAAAGAAATTATATGGATCCAGTTTACATGCAAACAGGCAGGCTGACCTTGAAAAGTGATGTCTACAGTTTTGGAGTTGTGATCCTGGAGGTCATTAGCAGGAAGAAGGCCACTCATTATGATAACAACAGCCTAGTGTGGAGTTTCCTTGAAGTTCACAAAGAAGGGAAGAAAGCAACTGAGCTGTTTGACAAGGAGATTGCAGTAACAACAAAGGATTTGGAGCTCCTTGACTGTCTTGCAGAGATCGCCGTGGAATGTCTTAACCTTGATGTGGATCAAAGGCCCACGATGGCAGATGTCGCGGAGCGCCTTGTCATACTGAATCAATCTCGTAGGTCGCAAGCTGTTTAGCTATATATATAAGTTGATGCATATTATGGTGCGGACAACATTTATGTATTCGAATAAGATAGGCAACTATCAGTGTTTGATTTGTCGTATAGAACCATGGTGTGTAATGCAAATCTGTTCCTTCCTCTGTTCAGAGAAAGTTGTGACGCTCACTCTGACCAAATCAATTTATCTGTCAAGATTCGTTGGTTTCTGCAGCTTAATGGAGGATGTTCACCGCTGCCAACTCCGGCGATCTCGGCGGCAGACCAGGCGAGGCTGAAACACGCTGTCTTCGTGCTTGAACTCTGAAGCTCCGGTGTCCTGGTGTGGCGCTTCTTGTATCTGAATTTCTGCTCTGTTTTCTGAAGTTAGGTGCCCCCATTTGGCTCTTCTGCCTAGTGGTTCATGAAAATTTCCTTTAGTCTAAAAGAAAAGCTAGTTTATGTACTCTTAATTAGCATCAGATCGGACTAGTTGTTAATTTTTGTTAATTAGCGTAAAATAAAACTAGTTGTCAAGTTAAACCCCCTTTAGTTTTCACAAAACAAAAAACCCAGTTTAGTTAGATCATCTAACTTGGATGCAATCTGAAAATGGACGGCATGTTCAGAGCCCTTGAACCATCGACGAGGCAAAATAGAATTAGCAGAGGAATGAAGGACCGAATCGCGCTGATGACAGACTTGGCAGATTCCCATACAGGCACATTTTTTgtacttttttcttcttctttctaacAGGGGCGTGCAAAAATATGGCTTGAAAACCAGCATCTA comes from Triticum aestivum cultivar Chinese Spring chromosome 5B, IWGSC CS RefSeq v2.1, whole genome shotgun sequence and encodes:
- the LOC123117754 gene encoding uncharacterized protein produces the protein MGYMDPEYLRSGQIGFSSDVYSLGVIIMEILTGVRQYHKDEHAVERWMSRLGVSEGDMQLEQVRVCSEIAIECMDLVPEKRPDACYIIDRLDQIEGADKSHETGINNSLIELQVSSPREQSGERVGKLAGESHQNADMKEQLEILQDVASNLGRLHFQEGQQGEQDTIQHVNRHGASNSSSISTGLNELNILDIYIRTAHKIFDRNNRRSLEQTHFINIFSMQKLRPIIRNENLIREGFFTKVYKGVVDNVLVAVEQTFDVDNKDLGDEVIIQSQISHKNIAWFIGCCLDIDNPILVYEFPPRGNLHDILHSNSKIPLNLDVRLNIAAESAQGLAYLHSQARIRILHGDVQPENILLDENFMPKIAGFGLSKLIMGDKEHTGDTSYMDPVYLQTGRLTSKSDVYSFGIVILEVISRKKATHSDNNSLLRSFLQVHKEGKKATELFDKEIALTEEDLELLDYLAEIAVECLNMNVDHRPTMTEVAERLLILNRSGRLHARHTSADYSEETDISGLFVEQQKVGHLPRAVQDTGRHDGGNSSGFFNLNNLGIFNWKGRRNINRNNIHALEMSHFIKLFRKEELKPIIKKINLIGKGAFGEVYKGAVGNTLVVVKKPIGSCALENAQYQNQVINMSQVSHRNIVRLIGCCLDVDIPILVYEFLSNGDLDEILHCGSRVPLNLDLRLSIIAESAQALAYLHSQARIRILHGDVKPRNILLDDNFIPKITDFGISRLIARDKDHTDCVIGERNYMDPVYMQTGRLTLKSDVYSFGVVILEVISRKKATHYDNNSLVWSFLEVHKEGKKATELFDKEIAVTTKDLELLDCLAEIAVECLNLDVDQRPTMADVAERLVILNQSRRSQAV